From Akkermansiaceae bacterium, one genomic window encodes:
- a CDS encoding DUF1552 domain-containing protein → MHPNLRHPLSRRTVLRGLGVSLSLPLLEAMLPRTLHAAPSTYRPLADAGTSPAPRAIFCYVSNGVNILDWMPEAAGKGYGLSPTLRTLEAHRDDFSVLTGLGHPRCTGGHSGADTWLTGADLRAVPGKDYTNGVSIDQVIAEKIGEKTRFPSLQLADQSGTGPALHSHTLAFDRNGTPLPAENSPQRLFDRLFIPEDAASREATLKRYAEKRSILDEVLGEAKALERKLGTADKSKLDEYLASVRETELRVRRQVEWIDVPKPQVDAKGLQLNSKPGDAHDRPMWLDVMMEISYLAFVTDATRIITFQWAREAGGYGPGGQNHHELSHHGGDPEMLRRLAEVDRQYLERLSRFMTFLKTTTEGGRPMLDHTMIVYGSGMNSGPKGEHSPKNLPLLVAGGAALGMKHGQHLANDPEKHPPLSNVLLSVAHKMGVETPAFSDSTNDFAELYRG, encoded by the coding sequence ATGCACCCCAATCTCCGCCACCCTCTCTCCCGCCGCACCGTGCTGCGCGGCCTCGGCGTTTCCCTCTCGCTGCCCTTGCTGGAGGCGATGTTGCCACGCACGCTGCATGCCGCCCCCTCCACCTACCGTCCGCTGGCGGATGCGGGGACATCCCCCGCCCCACGGGCGATCTTCTGCTATGTATCCAACGGGGTGAACATCCTGGACTGGATGCCGGAGGCAGCGGGAAAAGGCTACGGACTCTCCCCCACCCTGCGGACGCTGGAGGCACACAGGGATGACTTCAGCGTGCTCACCGGGCTGGGCCACCCGCGCTGCACAGGCGGCCACAGCGGCGCGGATACCTGGCTCACCGGCGCGGATCTGCGGGCCGTCCCGGGGAAGGACTACACGAACGGCGTGTCCATCGACCAGGTCATCGCGGAAAAGATCGGGGAAAAGACCCGCTTCCCCTCCCTCCAGCTCGCGGACCAGAGCGGCACCGGCCCCGCCCTGCACAGCCACACGCTGGCCTTCGACCGGAACGGCACCCCGCTCCCCGCGGAAAACAGCCCGCAGAGGTTGTTCGACCGCCTATTCATCCCCGAGGACGCCGCATCCCGCGAGGCGACGCTGAAGCGGTACGCGGAAAAACGCAGCATCCTGGACGAAGTGCTGGGCGAAGCGAAGGCTCTGGAGCGGAAGCTGGGAACGGCGGACAAATCGAAGCTCGATGAATACCTCGCCTCCGTGCGCGAAACCGAGCTGCGCGTGCGGCGGCAGGTGGAGTGGATCGACGTGCCGAAGCCACAGGTGGATGCGAAAGGCCTCCAACTGAACAGCAAGCCCGGCGACGCCCACGACCGGCCGATGTGGCTGGATGTGATGATGGAGATCAGCTACCTCGCCTTCGTCACGGACGCCACCCGCATCATCACCTTCCAGTGGGCGCGGGAGGCAGGCGGCTACGGACCCGGCGGGCAGAACCACCACGAACTCTCCCACCACGGCGGGGATCCGGAAATGTTGCGCCGCCTGGCGGAAGTGGACCGACAGTATCTCGAACGGCTCTCCCGTTTCATGACCTTCCTGAAGACCACCACGGAAGGCGGCCGACCCATGCTGGACCACACGATGATCGTCTATGGTTCCGGCATGAACAGCGGGCCGAAGGGCGAGCACTCCCCGAAGAACCTGCCCCTGCTCGTCGCCGGTGGCGCGGCCCTCGGCATGAAGCACGGCCAACACCTCGCGAACGATCCGGAAAAACATCCCCCGCTCTCCAACGTGCTGCTCTCCGTGGCGCACAAGATGGGCGTGGAGACACCGGCATTTTCCGA